A segment of the Desulfitobacterium dehalogenans ATCC 51507 genome:
ATGGCGTTTTAATATGAAAGGACGAAGGAGGGTTTGGTATGCCTTGGTTATATCGAATTGTATGGTCCCTGGCGATCATTTTTTTCATTTTGGCCGTTGTCGTTTTTTCTATTTGGGCCGTGATTATTGGTGCTGTACTCTACGCTCTTTACCGTGTCTATCTTTATTTTGCTCAGAAGAAAGGGATAGGTCATGGCAGAGCCGGACAGAGCCGGCGTGTTTATTATAAGGTTTATACCAATCATCAAGGACCCGGCCAATCCGCCGGTCAGCATCCCCCACGGGGCTTCGCTGACGGAGAGGTTATCGATATGCCGGTTGAGGAAGTTACGGATTCGCGGAGTGCTTTCCCGAAAGAGTAGCTGTTTAAATGGGAGGTTATCCCAAGGTTTTCAGCCAATTTTCAGTCAGCCCTCAGACCCATTTCAACTGGGCAGCAGATAATGAGAAGAAAACGATTTCGCCTTTAAAGGGGATATACTCTATGCAGAAGTTGAAAGGAATCAAAATCCTTATTATTGATGACGAACCGAATATTCTGGAGTTCCTGGAAATGGGATTGCTGAACGAGGGCTTCGAGGTGCAGACAGCGGCTGATGGGATGACAGGAGTTACTCTAGCCAAACAATTCCATCCCCACCTCGTGATTCTGGATATCATGATGCCGGGGATGGATGGTTTTGAAGTGTGTCGTATGCTGAAGAAGAGTGAGAATGTGTCCATCATTATGTTGACTGCTAAGGATGAAGTGGAGGACCGGGTCAAGGGCTTAACCATCGGCGCCGACGATTATATGGCCAAGCCCTTTAGTTTTGAAGAACTCCTCGCTCGAATCCACGCCCGTATCCGCAATCAGTTCCCTACCCTTTTAGGGGAAGTGGTGATGGGGCCATTTCGTTTGGATGATCGCCGCAAGGAAATCCAGCTTCATGATAAAGTCCTGGAACTTTCCCCGACAGAGTATGAACTGCTCAAGTTTTTAATTCTTAACCAGGGGCTGGTCTTGAGCAAGGCGATGATTCTGGATAAAGTGTGGGGATATGATTTTGTCGGGGATGATAATATTGTGGAGGTCTATATTCGCTCCCTGAGAGAAAAGCTGGGGGATAAGGAACATCGCCTGATTCGCACATTGCGGGGCTCCGGCTATCGGATGGACCTACTATGAAGAAGCGATTTTCCATCCACAAGATCGTAACCCCCAACTCCTTGAGATTTCAGTTGCTCTCCCGTTCCTTGTTTTTTTTGGCCATCATCTTAGTGTTGATCGGGATATTTCAATATGCTTTTTTAAAGGATTTCATTCTGGGCAGCACTGCTGCAAGCATTCGTTCCCAAATTGCTTCAGTTCCCCGGGACACTTGGACGCAAATGCTGCTCTATGCGGAGATTAATGCGAAATTCAATTTGGATAAAGGGTTGGCGGAAGTGGAACCTGGTAAGATTCAGGATAATCTCTCCAACCGTATTCCCTTCTCCCTGATGGACGCTACCATTGCTTTCGTGGATTTAAGCGGGAACATGACCAACCTATCCAATTCCCTGAATCGGTCAGGGGTCCCACCGGCCCTTAGTTCCGACCAGTATCAACAAGCCTTGAATCCGTCTGAATCACCGCAATTTTGGGTAGTGGACGCATCGGATGGAAAGGAATTGCTGGTGGTTCTTCATCCCCTGGAGCTTCGGGGCTATCTCATTGGCTTTATTCAAGTTAGCCTAAGTACCCAATTTGTTCAAGATCTCTTGTTCCGGCAGTTGTTTATATTTATGATGCTTTCTGTGCTTGCCCTTGTGGGGGGATTGGTGGCTTATCAGGCAGTCATTAAAAAGACTTTGGTTCCTTTATCCAATATTGTTCATACCATGGAGAGTATTGATGCGGGGAACCTTAACGAACGCCTCCCTGTGGAACAAGGTCAGAAAGAAATCGATACTCTGGCCGTGTCCCTCAATGGGATGCTGGAGCGGCTGGAGTCCTCTTTTACGGCAGAAAAGGAAGCCAAAGAACAGATGCGGCGTTTTGTAGCCGATGCTTCTCATGAACTGCGGACCCCTCTCACGTCGATTCATGGCTTTTTAGAGGTCCTGCTGCGGGGGGCCATGAACCAACCGGAAAAGCTGCAGAAGTCCTTAACCAGTATGTATGCGGAATCGGAGCGAATGAAAAAGCTTATTCAGGATCTGTTGCTCCTGGCTAAATTAGACCGTTCTCCCCATCTGGAAAAGGTGGAAAAGGATCTTGAGGTATTGATTCTGGAAATGGAGCCCCAGCTGCGTATGCTGGCTGAGGAACGGGAAGTTCAATTGGATCTGTCCTCGGAGGGATTGGTCCTCGTTGATGTGGATAAAATGAAGCAAGTCATTCTTAACCTTTTCCATAATGCGGTTCAGCATACGGATCCGGACAAGGGTTTAATTCAAATCAGTCTGAAGTCTGAGGCTTCCGGAGTTGAATTGTCAGTCCAGGATAACGGACCGGGAATTCCCAAGGAGCATATTCCCCATCTCTTTGAGAGGTTCTACCGCAGTGATTCCTCCCGAACCCGGAAATATGGGGGAGCCGGACTGGGTTTAGCCATTACCCACTCTTTAGTGGAGCTTCACGGAGGAATTCTTCGTGTAGAAAGTAAACTAGGTGAAGGAAGCCGATTTATTGTCCGCCTGCCCAAAGTATGAAGGGGATAGGCCAGCCCGGTGAGAATGCTCACTGAGTGTCGTGACCCATGTCACGGCACTTTTTTTATTTATGACGTACCATAATCTTACAAGCTAAGGGGGGATAAGAATGAATCATGATTTACTAAAGAACCAGCATAGTATTATTCGTCAGCTTATTCAGGAGATCGAGGAAGAGATTCGTTTAGGGAATCTTGACCGTAAGGCTTTCGACCTTTCTCTGAAAATCAGCAAGCTGTCCGGTATTCTTGTTTTGCATTTAAAATCCGAAGATGATTACCTTTATCCTGCTTTGAAAAACTCAAAGGATGAAACACTGAGCAAAACGGCGGAGCAGCTCTATCAGGAAATGGGCACCTTATCCGCAGAATTTTTGCAGTATAAGAGTATTTATATGTCAGCGACAAAAATTAAAGCTGATATCCCTCAATTCATAGAGGGATCTAAGGAAATCTTTTCAGCATTAAAGAATAGGCTGAATACTGAGGATAAAAAGCTCTACCAACTCATCTAATACCTGGATTCGAGTAAAGAGATTCAAACCCGAGGAAAAGAGGTGAGAGTCGAGACAGTGGTTGCACGAATACTGAACACAGGATGTGTACTTATTGATGGCTGGGGTGTGGTTTGCTCCATTGATTGGGAGGTTGCGCAACTTCTCCATGTTGAACCTTCAGAGGCTTTAGGGCGCCGCTTGACGGAGATTTTTCCGGAAACTCGCCTCCTCGAGGTTCTTGTCACGCAACAGCAATTACTTACAGAGCAGGTTATTAATAAAAGGAAGGTGCGGGTGGGCTATTATCCGGTAACCACGGTTCAGGATTTTTCCGGAGTAGTCATGGTTGTTGAGTCTTTATCGCCGGTGCCTCCCGAAAATCAGGAGCATCAAGCGTTAATTGACCTTTATGAAGGGATTCTCTCTGAATTGCCCTTGGGCCTTGCCGTTGTTAATCGGCAGGGCCGAGTGGTGTTTATGAACGATTATTACAGTCAATCAATGGAATGTTCTTCAGAAGTCTTAATGGGTTTGCCTCTACAAAAACATGTTCCCTTTTCCAAAATCGCCGAGATTTTACATATAGGAAAACCCCGACTGCAGATCGATATAGAATATCGGGGTAAGGTTTTCCTATTATCCGAATCGCCTATTGTATCCCGAGGCCAAACTATTGGGGGGATTAGTAAAGTACTGTCCCGTGAAGAGATTGAGGGGCAGGATTTCCGTTCCTTGACTCAGCGGGTTCAGGTGTTGGAGAACAAGCTCCTCTTCTATAAAGAAGAGCTTTTGGAGCTGCGCAGTCAGAGATCTCCTTTAGATGAAATTCAAGGGAAAAGCTCGGAAATACTCAAGTTAAAGCAGGTGGTGGAGAGGGTAGCCCAGCATGATGCTAATGTCCTGATTACAGGGGAGAGCGGTACGGGGAAGGGGTTGGTGGCCCAGACAATTCATCAGCTCAGCCCACGCAAGGAGGAGCCTTTTATTAAAATCAACTGTGCTGCCATTCCGGAGAACCTCTTGGAGTCGGAGTTGTTCGGTTATGAGGAAGGCGCGTTTACAGGAGCGCTCAAGGGCGGAAAGCCCGGTAAATTTGAGTTGGCCCAAGGGGGGACAATTTTCCTGGATGAGATTGGAGATATGCCCCTAACCATGCAGGCCAAAATTTTGAGGGTTCTTCAGGAAAAATCCTTTGAGAGGATTGGGGGGAGTAAGACCCTGACTGTAAATGTCCGCATTATTGCCGCAACCCACCGGAATTTAGTGAAATTAATCGATGAAGGCCAATTCCGTTTAGATCTGTATTATCGAATCGCGGTGATCAGCATGGATTTACCCCCTTTACGGAAGCGTCCCCTAGATATTCAGCCTTTGGCTGCAGAAATCATCCAAAAACTTCAGGTCAAGTATGGAAGACCTATTCACGGACTGACAACAAAAGCGGAAAAAATACTTCATAACTATTCCTGGCCTGGTAATGTACGGGAATTGGAGAATGTCCTTGAGTATGCCTTCAATTTTTTAGAGCCGGGAGAAAGAGTCATTGCTGAATCCCACCTGCCATCCCATATTATCCAGCTTACCTCCTCTTCTAAAGAGGTGCGAAAACCATTAAGCAGAGATGCTAATCCTTTTTCAGATACGCAGCCGGTCAATATTTCTTTAGAGGATGCCGTAGCCAAAGCGGAAATTGAAGCTATTCTTCGGGCATTGGAGCTAACCCAGGGCAATAAGCAGGCCGCAGCTCGAGTTCTCGGAATCCATGTCTCTGGGCTTTATCAAAAGCTAAAAAAATATGCGGACTCTATCGAATCCTAGCTAAAGTATGTTACCCTTACTATTTTGATAAGGAGAGCCAAAGGGCCTATGACCAAACTCAGAGAGGTTATTAAACATTTGATGGATAAATCCCCCTTGGATTCCAATCCCATGATTGAGGTGGATGAATGGGTTTATTCTACTTGCGGGTATTGTTCAGTAGGTTGCGGTCTCTATATCGGAGTCAAAGACGGCCAGGCTGTAACGGTAGAGGGGAATCAGGATTCTCCTGTCAATAGGGGAAGGCTCTGTGTCAAAGGGCTTTATGAATGGAAGTTTCTCCAGCACCCGGAGCGAGCTACATCCCCTATGATTCGTAAAAAGGATAAGCTGGAGCCTGTGTCTTGGGAGGAAGCTTTGACCTTTATGATCAATAAAATGGAAGAAATCCGTAATGAAAAAGGACCTAAGGCTATAGGGGTATACCACACGGGGCAGTTGCTGTTGGAAGAGTATTACGCTTTAGGGAAACTGGCCAAAGGGGTCATTGGAACACCGAATGTGGATTCCAATACCCGTCTTTGTATGGCCTCCGCAGTGAAGGGCACAATTCGCTCCTTTGGTACGGATGGGTCCCCCGGTTGTTATGAGGATGTGGATGAAGGGGAGGTGCTCTTAATCTTCGGAGCCAATCCGGCGGAGATGCATCCCCAGCTGTGGCAGCGGATTTTGCATAACCGCGAAGTTAAAGGGACCAAGATCATTGTGGCAGACCCTCGCACTACCTTACCGGCACAAATAGCCGATATTCACCTGCCCTTGCGCCCGGGGACCAATATTGCTTTGCTTAATGCCATGATCCATGTTCTCATCAGGGAAAATCTCCTGGATGAAGAAATGATCGATGAGCATACCGTGGGCTTTTCTGCCGTAAAAGCTCTGGTGGAAGATTATCCCCCTGGGCGGGGAGAAGAGTTAACGGGAATTCCGGCTGAAACCATTGTGGAGGCGGCTTTGCTTTTTGGCAAGGCGGCACGAGGGACAACTCTTTATGGACAAGGGGTTAATCAGAGTATGTCCGCTACGGATACAGCAGCCTTGATCAATACCCTGCATCTGATAACGGGTAAGCTTGGTAAACCAGGATGTGCTCCTATTTCTTTAACCGGGCAGGCTTCTGCCATGAGCAACCGGGATGTAGGAGGCAGCTTTTCCTTGCCGGGTTTTCGGAATCCTGCCAATCCTCAGCACCGTTTGGAAGTGGCCGAAGCTTGGAAGCTGGATGTGGAGAAGATCCCTGCCTATACTCATGATATTATGAAGATGATGGAACTCATTGATACGGGTAAGTTGGATTTGCTCTGGGTGATCGGCACCAATCCGGCCGTATCCCTCCCGGATCAAAAGAGCGTTCGTAAGTCCCTCGAGAATGTCTTTCTCGTGGTGCAGGATGTGTATTACCCTGTGGAAACAGCGGCCTATGCGGATCTCTTTCTCCCTGGGGCACAATGGGGAGAGAAAACCGGGACCTACACCAACATCGAGAGACGGGTCAATCTGGCTAATCAGGCGGTGGAACCTCCGGGAAAAGCGAAAGGGGATCTGAAGATTTTTCAGGAAATCGCCAAGGGTCTCGGGGCCGAAGAAGGCTTTTCCTGGCTGAATCCTGAAGAAGTCTTTAATGAATGGAAAGTACTCTCCAAAGGCAGACCGAACGACATGTCCGGGATGACCTATGAGCGGTTGGAAAAAGAACAGGGAATTTGTTGGCCCTGTCCTGATATCCATCATCCCGGCACCAAACGCTTGTATACGGCCAGGGTCTTTAATACGTCCAAAGGGATAGCTCAGGAATACGGTGATTTTAATCATGAAGAAGGACGGGCAAGACTTTGGGCTATTCCCTATACTCCTCCGCCGGAAAGCCCTGATGAAGACTTTCCTCTTTGGTTGAATACCGGTTCCATCCTTGAGCATTACCATACCCGCACCAAGACCAAGCGCATCCCTGAGCTGGTGATTACTGCACCGGAAGGTTTTGTAGAGCTTCATCCTCTTGATGCGGAAAGACTGGATATTCGAGAGGGTGAACGTATTCGGGTAGTTTCCCGCCGGGGATGGATTCAAGTTCCCGCCCATATAAGCACCACCTTGAGTCCGGGGCAAGTTTTTGTACCCTATCATTTCGGAGATCTTGATCCTTCAGAAGCTCATCTTAAGCAAGCGGCTAACCATTTGACCTTAAATTGGAAGGACCCCTTTTCAAAACAGCCGATGTATAAGACCTCAGCCTGCCGTATTGAAAAAGTTGGCCTCGCTCAATAAGCTATGTGGTATAATCAGGTTAATAAATGTATTTATTGGCTCGGATTAAGTCCTAGCCAAAATAAAGATATCGATGGTAATATTATGAATAATAGTGGAATCAAAAAAGAAAAAGATGAAAAAATATTTATAAGGGTAAGCCAACAAAAAATGAAACTCTTTACGGTGATCATTAGCTTCTTTTTTGTTTGGAAAGTGTATTGGTCGGCGTTTAATTTGATTTCCCCGCAAGACACGATTATGGATGTACTTGCCCTATTTGGTGTTCTGATTATTGTTATTCCTTGCACGGCAATTCTTCAAGCAAAACTACTGGATTTTCTGAAAGAATAAGAAGTCTGACTATTAATCTAAAATTGCCTGGAATCTTCGCTTAGCAAAGATCCAGGCAATTTTTAACTGATTAAATCAAAGAAACTTATCTGATCACTTTCCGGTATCCCTTTTAAACAATCAAATTTACTCAGCAATTCCAGAGTGGAATTCCCGATTTTGCCCCGTTTCTTGACATCCTCCAGGGATTTGAAGGGTTTTTCCTGGGCGGCGCTGTACAATCCTTCAGCAGCGACGGTTCCCATGCCGGAGATGCTGTTCAAAGGGGGTCTTAAGGCATTGCCCTCTACCTGAAATTTTGTAGCATGGGAATTGTAGATATCAATGGGCAGGAAGGAGAAGCCCCTCTCATACATCTCCAAGACGATCTCCAAGTCATCGTACATATCCTTATCCTTAGGTGCCGCCTGATTACCCAGAGCCTCGATCTCTTTCATTTTCGCCTTGACTTTTTCTTTGCCAAAGGTCATAAATTCGGCGTCAAAGGCCTTGGCACGAATGGTGAAATAGGCTGCGTAATAGGCCAATGGAATATGCACTTTAAACCAAGCGATACGGAAGGCCATCATCACATAGGCTGCAGCATGGGCTTTAGGGAACATGTATTTAATTTTACGGCAGGAATCAATGTACCATTCCGGAACATTGTGCTCCCTCATTAAGGTTTCGTACTCCGGCCATTTGGAATCCTTCAGAGCTTTACCTTTACGCACCGTTTCCATAATCTTAAAGGACGTGTTGGGGGGGAGACCCTTGCGGATGAGATAGGTCATAATCTCGTCGCGAGTACAGACCGCTTCACTTAAGGTTACTGTACCCGCATCGATTAAGTCCTTGGCATTCCCCAGCCACACATCGGTGCCATGGGAAAGACCTGAGATACAGATTAAGTCTTCGAAGGCTTTAGGCAGGGTATCCAGGAGCATTCCCCGGACGAACCGGGTGCCGAATTCGGGAATGCCGAAGGTTCCCACCTTGGAGTTGATCTGTTCAGGGGTTACCCCTAAGGCTTCTGTGGAGGAGAAGAGAGACATGGTTTTTTTATCATCCATAGGAATGGTTTTCGGATCCACACCGGTAATATCCTGAAGCATGCGGATCACTGTGGGATCATCGTGGCCCAGAATATCCAGCTTCAAAAGGTTCTGGTCAATGGAGTGGTAGTCAAAATGGGTGGTGATGATATCTGAATTGGGGTCGTCGGCAGGGTGCTGCACAGGGCAGAACTCAAAGATCTCCCGGCCTTTGGGCACCACGATGATGCCCCCCGGATGCTGTCCCGAGGTTCGCTTGATCCCTGTGCAGCCTTTGGCGATGCGGATGATTTCCGCTTTATTGGCGGTCCGGTTCTTCTCCTCAAAATACTTCCGCACATAGCCAAAGGCTGTCTTATCGGCGATGGTGCCGATGGTTCCCGCCTTGAAGGTGGTGCCTTTACCAAAGATAACCTCTGTGTATTTATGGGCTTTAGCCTGGTATTCCCCTGAGAAGTTTAAGTCAATATCCGGCTCTTTGTCCCCGTTGAAGCCCAGGAAGGTTTCAAAGGGAATATCGATGCCATCCTTATCCAGCTTTGCTCCACAGACAGGGCATTCTTTATCCGGTAAGTCAAAACCGATCTTATGACCATAATCGGAGAAATCCGAGTACTTGCAGCCAGGGCATCGGTAGTGAGGAGGCAGGGCATTGACCTCTGTGATCCCTGTCATATAGGCGGCTACAGAAGAACCCACGGAACCCCGTGATCCAACCAGATAGCCGTCTTCGTTGGATTTCCAGACCAACTTTTGGGCGATGATATACATCACGGAGAAGCCGTTTTTGATGATGGAATCCAGCTCCCTATCCAGCCTTTGCTGAACGATATCCGGTAAAGGATTTCCATAGAGTTCGTGAGCCTTGCTAAAGGCAATCTC
Coding sequences within it:
- a CDS encoding response regulator transcription factor, whose product is MQKLKGIKILIIDDEPNILEFLEMGLLNEGFEVQTAADGMTGVTLAKQFHPHLVILDIMMPGMDGFEVCRMLKKSENVSIIMLTAKDEVEDRVKGLTIGADDYMAKPFSFEELLARIHARIRNQFPTLLGEVVMGPFRLDDRRKEIQLHDKVLELSPTEYELLKFLILNQGLVLSKAMILDKVWGYDFVGDDNIVEVYIRSLREKLGDKEHRLIRTLRGSGYRMDLL
- a CDS encoding sensor histidine kinase yields the protein MKKRFSIHKIVTPNSLRFQLLSRSLFFLAIILVLIGIFQYAFLKDFILGSTAASIRSQIASVPRDTWTQMLLYAEINAKFNLDKGLAEVEPGKIQDNLSNRIPFSLMDATIAFVDLSGNMTNLSNSLNRSGVPPALSSDQYQQALNPSESPQFWVVDASDGKELLVVLHPLELRGYLIGFIQVSLSTQFVQDLLFRQLFIFMMLSVLALVGGLVAYQAVIKKTLVPLSNIVHTMESIDAGNLNERLPVEQGQKEIDTLAVSLNGMLERLESSFTAEKEAKEQMRRFVADASHELRTPLTSIHGFLEVLLRGAMNQPEKLQKSLTSMYAESERMKKLIQDLLLLAKLDRSPHLEKVEKDLEVLILEMEPQLRMLAEEREVQLDLSSEGLVLVDVDKMKQVILNLFHNAVQHTDPDKGLIQISLKSEASGVELSVQDNGPGIPKEHIPHLFERFYRSDSSRTRKYGGAGLGLAITHSLVELHGGILRVESKLGEGSRFIVRLPKV
- a CDS encoding hemerythrin domain-containing protein, which gives rise to MNHDLLKNQHSIIRQLIQEIEEEIRLGNLDRKAFDLSLKISKLSGILVLHLKSEDDYLYPALKNSKDETLSKTAEQLYQEMGTLSAEFLQYKSIYMSATKIKADIPQFIEGSKEIFSALKNRLNTEDKKLYQLI
- a CDS encoding sigma-54 interaction domain-containing protein, producing MRVETVVARILNTGCVLIDGWGVVCSIDWEVAQLLHVEPSEALGRRLTEIFPETRLLEVLVTQQQLLTEQVINKRKVRVGYYPVTTVQDFSGVVMVVESLSPVPPENQEHQALIDLYEGILSELPLGLAVVNRQGRVVFMNDYYSQSMECSSEVLMGLPLQKHVPFSKIAEILHIGKPRLQIDIEYRGKVFLLSESPIVSRGQTIGGISKVLSREEIEGQDFRSLTQRVQVLENKLLFYKEELLELRSQRSPLDEIQGKSSEILKLKQVVERVAQHDANVLITGESGTGKGLVAQTIHQLSPRKEEPFIKINCAAIPENLLESELFGYEEGAFTGALKGGKPGKFELAQGGTIFLDEIGDMPLTMQAKILRVLQEKSFERIGGSKTLTVNVRIIAATHRNLVKLIDEGQFRLDLYYRIAVISMDLPPLRKRPLDIQPLAAEIIQKLQVKYGRPIHGLTTKAEKILHNYSWPGNVRELENVLEYAFNFLEPGERVIAESHLPSHIIQLTSSSKEVRKPLSRDANPFSDTQPVNISLEDAVAKAEIEAILRALELTQGNKQAAARVLGIHVSGLYQKLKKYADSIES
- a CDS encoding molybdopterin oxidoreductase family protein, which produces MTKLREVIKHLMDKSPLDSNPMIEVDEWVYSTCGYCSVGCGLYIGVKDGQAVTVEGNQDSPVNRGRLCVKGLYEWKFLQHPERATSPMIRKKDKLEPVSWEEALTFMINKMEEIRNEKGPKAIGVYHTGQLLLEEYYALGKLAKGVIGTPNVDSNTRLCMASAVKGTIRSFGTDGSPGCYEDVDEGEVLLIFGANPAEMHPQLWQRILHNREVKGTKIIVADPRTTLPAQIADIHLPLRPGTNIALLNAMIHVLIRENLLDEEMIDEHTVGFSAVKALVEDYPPGRGEELTGIPAETIVEAALLFGKAARGTTLYGQGVNQSMSATDTAALINTLHLITGKLGKPGCAPISLTGQASAMSNRDVGGSFSLPGFRNPANPQHRLEVAEAWKLDVEKIPAYTHDIMKMMELIDTGKLDLLWVIGTNPAVSLPDQKSVRKSLENVFLVVQDVYYPVETAAYADLFLPGAQWGEKTGTYTNIERRVNLANQAVEPPGKAKGDLKIFQEIAKGLGAEEGFSWLNPEEVFNEWKVLSKGRPNDMSGMTYERLEKEQGICWPCPDIHHPGTKRLYTARVFNTSKGIAQEYGDFNHEEGRARLWAIPYTPPPESPDEDFPLWLNTGSILEHYHTRTKTKRIPELVITAPEGFVELHPLDAERLDIREGERIRVVSRRGWIQVPAHISTTLSPGQVFVPYHFGDLDPSEAHLKQAANHLTLNWKDPFSKQPMYKTSACRIEKVGLAQ